A window of the Cutaneotrichosporon cavernicola HIS019 DNA, chromosome: 6 genome harbors these coding sequences:
- a CDS encoding uncharacterized protein (Belongs to the mitochondrial carrier (TC 2.A.29) family), protein MSAKGKEKEKPIASLIAGATAGGIEAFVTYPLESLKTQLQFHADAKTTPWSLLKDTVERRGIKGLYAGVPAVIVGNAVKAGVRFTTYDQFKSMLKDDEGNITAPRSMLAGLCAGMMEAVIAVTPSETIKTKMIEDSKRNVPHYKGTMDGVRKIVAEEGIGGLYRGVGPVMLRQGANSAVRFSSYSTIKQLAQGSLPPGSVLPGWMTFGIGSMAGVITVYTTMPFDVIKTRMQTIEAKKEYRNAVHCAYRIITEEGVLKLWKGTVPRLGRLVLSGGIVFSVYEKIYPVAASLLP, encoded by the exons ATGTCGGcaaagggcaaggagaaggagaagccAATCGCCTCGCTCATCGCCGGAGCTACGGCCGGAGGTATCGAGGCCTTTGTCACGTACCCTctcgagtcgctcaagACGCAGCTTCAATTCCatgccgacgccaag ACTACGCCATGGAGCCTGCTCAAGGACACGGTTGAAAGACGCGGCATCAAGGGTCTGTATGCTGGTGTACCGGCCGTGATCGTCGGCAATGCCGTCAAGGCTGGCGTGCGCTTCACGACGTACGACCAGTTCAAGTCTatgctcaaggacgacgag GGTAATATTACTGCCCCGCGGTCTATGCTTGCTGGTCTCTGCGCGGGCATGATGGAGGCCGTCATTGCGGTCACGCCGTCTGAGACGATCAAGACCAAGATGATCGAGGACTCGAAGCGCAACGTGCCCCACTACAAGGGAACGATGGACGGTGTGCGCAAGATTGTTGCAGAGGAGGGCATCGGGGGACTGTACCGCGGGGTCGGGCCTGTCATGCTCCGCCAGGGCGCCAACTCGGCCGTGCGCTTCTCGTCATACTCGACGatcaagcagctcgcgcagggCTCGCTGCCACCAGGCTCGGTGCTGCCTGGGTGGATGACGTTCGGTATCGGGTCCATGGCTGGTGTCATCACGGTCTACACCACCATGCCGTTTGA cgtcATCAAGACCCGCATGCAGACgatcgaggccaagaaggagtACCGCAACGCAGTGCATTGCGCGTACCGCATCATCACGGAGGAGGGGGTGCTCAAGCTCTGGAAGGGTACGGTGCCCCGCCTCGGACGACTGGTGCTGTCCGGTGGCATCGTCTTCTCCGTGTACGAGAAGATCTaccccgtcgccgccagccTCCTTCCCTAA
- a CDS encoding uncharacterized protein (TFIIIC subunit): protein MISQQTAGLSDDARIRRTLEHGRTLLGSGWRCVESFDDINEDAFEDEEEEEYVLMDLGTSVDTRTLQTEATYQLIGLDTPIPFLKIGENVFEGRISPLIGDEVVFDVVRQEESQRPHYRPLLKTRQRVEFRGISLVERGAEREVPQPKSPKITGTLDRGMFPTRRRRIPEEDRVKEVDEFKIKAKPKGTTPLRRSGRSRGAVAPTVADLTADPGRVASGPSVVLTTGGPQQDENDEEMAEVEEGQKEGENANKGKGRGKGKEKATDTADVEMAEDAEQGPEEEAEVEADELDATPTRVVRRRAGPGRPRGRRADPATPRMVRAAVAVSSLADLADIAYAGGLGPANIRLDVAPNADDELLAAVAAVRRGQAWTPGTKLTPAQEERLLRNLPASGPGSRGGRRGRGYGRGRGRGRPATRRRPLHSSGMGLGDDFFGVGSSNSATQLDAEDEYDEEELGDDDYWDGDDQDDQGEDQDDHDEMEVDDDVA from the exons ATGATTTCACAACAGACAGCTGGGCTTTCAGATGACGCGCGGATACGCAGGACGCTCGAGCACGGTAGAACGCTCTTAGGGTCAGGGTGGCGATGCGTCGAATCGTTCGACGACAtcaacgaggacgcgttcgaggacgaggaggaagag GAATACGTCTTGATGGACTTGGGGACATCGGTAGACACACGGACACTTCAGACTGAGGCGACGTACCAGCTCATC GGCCTTGACACCCCGATCCCCTTCCTCAAGATCGGCGAGAACGTGTTCGAGGGCCGCATCTCGCCACTCATCGGCGACGAAGTTGTGTTCGATGTCGTGCGAC AGGAAGAGTCGCAGCGACCCCACTACCGCCCGCTGTTGAAGACGCGACAGCGCGTCGAGTTCCGCGGCAtcagcctcgtcgagcgggGTGCTGAGCGCGAGGTACCACAGCCAAAGTCACCCAAGATTACAGGGACCCTTGACCGTGGCATGTTCCCAacgcgacgccgccgcatCCCGGAGGAGGATCGGGTCAAGGAGGTGGACGAGTTCAAGATCAAGGCCAAGCCGAAGGGTACCACTCCCCTCCGCCGCTCCggccgctcgcgcggcgcagTAGCCCCGACCGTCGCCGATCTCACTGCGGACCCGGGGAGGGTCGCCAGCGGGCCCAGTGTTGTCCTTACTACGGGCGGGCCTCAGCAAGACGAaaacgacgaggagatggcggaggttgaggaaggCCAGAAGGAAGGAGAAAACGCgaacaagggcaagggcaggggcaagggcaaggagaaggcaACGGACACAGCGGATGtggagatggccgaggacgccgaaCAGGGacccgaggaggaagcggaggtcgaggcggacgagctcgacgcgacgccgacgcgggtcgtgcggcggcgtgcAGGGCCCGGGCGGCCGcgtggtcgtcgagcagacCCGGCCACTCCCCGGATGGTACGCGCTGCTGTCGCTGTCTCGtccctcgccgacctcgccgacattgCGTATGCTGGCGGGCTCGGCCCAGCCAACATCCGGC tggACGTGGCACCAAacgcggacgacgagttgcTCGCTGCTGTAGCCGCGGTCCGCAGGGGACAAGCGTGGACCCCGGGGACCAAGCTCACACCTGCGCAGGAGGAGCGTCTGCTACGCAACCTGCCTGCCAGTGGGCCAGGGTCACGAGGCGGTCGCCGCGGGCGGGGTTACGGGCGTGGCCGGGGACGTGGTCGACCAGCGACGCGCCGTCGGCCCTTACATTCCAGTGGGATGGGGCTGGGTGATGATTTCTTCGGCGTCGGATCGTCAAATTCTGCAACCCAATTGGACGCGGAAGATGAGTATGATGAAGAAGAactcggcgacgatgacTACTGGGATGGCGACGACCAGGATGACCAGGGTGAGGATCAGGATGACCATGACGAGATGGAAGTGGACGACGATGTAGCTTAG
- a CDS encoding uncharacterized protein (Eukaryotic protein of unknown function (DUF846)), whose protein sequence is MASASLLGGAIEADDDSPTPTATSFPRGNIGDAPNTGPRRSEPVVLVPGTAAQAEAGIAGILKASSHPAALFTLYLFRSAAIAVYVLCGLFTDNYVLSITVVVVLLSLDFWNTRNVAGRTLVGLRYWNEVDDEGESAWVFESRDPSQPANPIDAKMFWIALYAYPLGWIALLIVSILKFNISFLPIVLLALVFNLSNVVGFSYADRDAQKRWASAAAGSNIFGGMGGLGGQLVGGLVRGSVGRFFR, encoded by the exons ATGGCATCGGCATCATTGCTGGGCGGCGCAATCGAggcagacgacgactcgccgacaccgacTGCGACTTCCTTCCCCCGCGGCAATATTGGGGACGCCCCAAACACCGGCCCGCGGCGAAGTGAGCCtgttgtcctcgtcccTGGCACCGCCGCGCAGGCAGAGGCTGGCATC GCGGGAATTCTCAAAGCAAGCTCGCATCCTGCAGCGCTTTTCACGCTGTACCTCTTCCGCTCGGCCGCAATTGCGGTGTACGTGCTCTGCGGGCTGT TCACGGACAACTACGTGCTTTCCATTAcagtcgtcgtcgtgctcctctccctcgacTTCTGGAACACAAGGAATGTTGCGGGCCGTACCCTCGTCGGACTGCGGTACTGGAAcgaggtcgatgacgagggcgagagcgcgTGGGTGTTTGAGAGCCGCGACCCCAGCCAGCCTGCCAACCCCATCGACGCAAA GATGTTCTGGATCGCCCTGTACGCGTATCCTCTCGGCTGGATTGCGCTGCTCATCGTCTCCATCCTCAAGTTTAACATTTC CTTCCTCCCCATTGTGCTCCTGGCACTCGTGTTCAACCTCTCCAACGTTGTCGGGTTCTCGTATGCGGACCGTGATGCGCAGAAACGATGGGCCAGCGCGGCAGCTGGGTCGAACATCTTTGGCGGGATGGGCGGGCTTGGtggccagctcgtcgggGGCCTAGTGCGCGGCAGTGTCGGTCGCTTCTTCCGATAG